A single genomic interval of Pseudochaenichthys georgianus chromosome 3, fPseGeo1.2, whole genome shotgun sequence harbors:
- the myef2 gene encoding myelin expression factor 2: protein MEDVVSIDEEPKQEESSVSVESESEEASEETPNGVKTNAEETNSPKEKHDDKEKSSGSRRGNRFHPYKDQHGGEKKGAHGNRVFISNIPYDMKWQAIKDLMRDKVGEVTYVELFKDAEGKSRGCGVVEFKDEEFVMKAIETMNKHDLSGRPLNIKEDPDGEHARRVLQRIGGVQQGGHGQEMGPGGVNIPHSIANNPNIPPEIIHALQAGRLGTTVFVANLDFKVGWKKLKEVFGMAGVVKRADVKEDKDGKSRGMGTVTFEQSLEAVQAISMFNGQMLFDRQMHVKMDEKSVPPDDFRPVEKTPQLPRGLGGIGMGLGPGGHPINANRPSGGGGMGSMGPGGMDAQGYGGMNRHGGGMGGGGGGFGGMESMSNTGGFGGRDMAPGGRMGDMYRSGMGGMDRDFGHSDMPMSRGFGDSFGAMGGGFGGGMGSGGMGHMGTGLGGGMGNMSMDRMGSGFDRMGMSGMDMNRAFGGYGGGGPGHMGGGMSDRGFGSKGGCQIFARNLSYDLTWQKLKEKFSHCGQVMFAEIKMENGKSKGCGTVRFDSPESAEKACRLMNGTKINGREVDVRIDRNA from the exons ATGGAAGATGTTGTAAGTATTGACGAGGAGCCAAAGCAAGAGGAGTCTTCTGTATCCGTCGAGTCCGAATCTGAAGAGGCATCTGAAGAAACACCCAATGGTGTGAAAAC GAATGCTGAAGAAACTAATTCTCCCAAAGAAAAGCATGATGATAAAGAGAAGTCCTCTGGGAGCAGAAGAGGAAACCGCTTCCATCCCTACAAAGACCAACATGGTGGAGAAAAGAAGGGGGCTCATGGGAATCGGGTGTTCATCAGCAATATCCCTTATGATATGAAGTGGCAGGCAATTAAAGATCTAATGCGTGATAAAG TTGGTGAGGTTACATACGTGGAGCTCTTTAAGGATGCAGAAGGAAAGTCAAGG GGTTGTGG TGTGGTGGAGTTCAAAGATGAGGAGTTTGTGATGAAGGCGATAGAAACTATGAATAAGCATGACCTGAGTGGAAGGCCACTCAACATCAAGGAG GACCCTGATGGTGAACACGCTCGGCGTGTGCTGCAGCGCATAGGTGGAGTTCAACAGGGAGGGCATGGGCAGGAGATGGGGCCCGGGGGGGTCAACATCCCTCACTCCATTGCCAACAACCCTAACATCCCACCTGAGATCATCCATGCACTGCAGGCTGGACGACTGGGCACCACTGTGTTTGTGGCCAAT CTGGATTTCAAAGTGGGCTGGAAGAAGTTGAAGGAGGTGTTTGGCATGGCTGGTGTGGTGAAACGAGCCGATGTAAAGGAAGATAAAGACGGCAAGAGCCGCGGGATGGGAACCGTTACTTTTGAGCAGTCTCTGGAGGCTGTGCAGGCCATAT CCATGTTCAATGGACAGATGCTGTTTGACAGACAGATGCATGTGAAAATG GATGAGAAATCTGTCCCCCCAGATGATTTCCGCCCGGTTGAAAAAACACCTCAGTTACCAC GGGGCCTAGGTGGAATTGGCATGGGACTGGGACCAGGAGGCCATCCTATTAATGCCAACCGTccgagtggtggaggaggaatgGGCTCCATGGGGCCAGGAG GCATGGATGCTCAAGGTTATGGTGGAATGAACAGACATGGAGGAG GAATGGGTGGTGGTGGCGGCGGCTTTGGGGGCATGGAGAGCATGAGCAACACAGGGGGCTTTGGAGGGAGGGACATGGCGCCAGGTGGCAGGATGGGAG ATATGTACCGGTCAGGAATGGGTGGCATGGATCGAGACTTTGGCCACAGTGACATGCCGATGAGTCGAGGATTTGGTGATTCGTTTGGAGCAATGG GTGGAGGTTTTGGAGGAGGCATGGGCAGTGGTGGCATGGGGCATATGGGGACTGGATTAG GTGGTGGAATGGGAAACATGTCGATGGACCGGATGGGTTCTGGCTTTGACCGCATGGGCATGTCAGGGATGGACATGAATCGTGCCTTTGGTGGCTATGGAGGTGGGGGGCCGGGCCATATGGGTGGAGGAATGTCTGACAGGGGCTTTGGGTCTAAAGGAGGCTGTCAGATCTTTGCTAGAAAT CTTTCCTATGATCTGACATGGCAAAAGCTTAAGGAGAAGTTTAGTCACTGCG GCCAGGTAATGTTCGCAGAGATCAAGATGGAGAATGGAAAGTCAAAGGGCTGTGGGACGGTGAGGTTCGACTCTCCAGAGAGCGCCGAGAAGGCCTGCAGGTTGATGAACGGAACCAAGATCAACGGCCGAGAGGTGGACGTCCGTATCGACCGCAACGCATAA
- the slc24a5 gene encoding sodium/potassium/calcium exchanger 5 has protein sequence MNKVSALQKKKRKDFIPYFLGFVIFLYCTVHLVSFTAQTAQETHSTRVRRALENETECVSPQSSEFPEGFFTVQERKDGGLVIYFMIIFYMFLAVAIICDDYFLPSLEVISERLGLSQDVAGATFMAAGSSAPELVTAFLGVFVTKGDIGVSTIVGSAVYNLLGICAACGLLASMAGRLTCWPLFRDCLAYAISVSAVIAIISDNKVYWYDAACLLLVYGVYIVVLCFDLRISEFVLRKLSPCCTCLGHGSAEKTETHTLLGWSKDTTLHVHNRSRTDSGIFHDDSGYSNLSLSLHGLNEIPEEHKSVFAVPESDLKRIFWVLSLPLITLLFLTIPDCRRRFWKGWFMITFLMSAVWISGFTYILVWMVTIVGETLGIPDTVMGLTLLAAGTSIPDTIASVMVAREGKADMAMSNIVGSNVFDMLCLGLPWFIKTAFVDTNNPVEVNSSGLLFISFTLLLSIIFLFVAVHINGWKLDRKLGIICLFCYILFATLAILYELGIIGNNPIKLCGD, from the exons ATGAATAAGGTTTCAGCTctgcaaaaaaagaaaagaaaagatttTATACCTTACTTTCTAGGATTTGTAATATTTTTATATTGCACCGTCCATCTTGTATCATTTACAGCTCAAACTGCTCAGGAAACCCACTCTACCAGGGTTCGTCGGGCTCTTG AGAACGAGACAGAATGTGTCTCACCACAGTCCTCTGAGTTTCCTGAGGGCTTTTTCACGGTGCAGGAGAGGAAGGATGGAGGGCTAGTCATATATTTCATGATTATTTTCTACATGTTTCTGGCTGTAGCAATAATCTGCGACGATTACTTCTTGCCTTCCTTAGAAGTGATCAGTGAAC GTCTGGGACTGTCTCAGGATGTAGCAGGAGCCACCTTTATGGCAGCTGGGAGTTCTGCACCTGAACTGGTCACAGCCTTTCTGG GTGTGTTTGTGACAAAGGGAGACATCGGGGTCAGCACCATCGTGGGATCAGCGGTCTACAACCTGTTAGGAATTTGTGCGGCATGTGGACTCTTGGCCTCTATG GCCGGGCGCCTCACCTGTTGGCCACTGTTCAGAGACTGCCTGGCATATGCCATCAGTGTTTCTGCTGTTATTGCCATCATTTCTGATAACAAGGTGTACTG GTACGACGCTGCCTGCCTGCTGTTGGTCTATGGTGTCTACATCGTGGTTCTGTGCTTTGACCTGCGCATCAGCGAGTTTGTCCTGAGGAAGCTGAGCCCCTGCTGCACCTGTCTGGGCCACGGATCAGCTGAGAAGACTGAGACACATACTCTGCTGGGCTGGAGTAAAGACACCACTCTGCATGTCCACAATCGCTCCAGAACTGACAGCGGGATCTTCCATGACGACTCGGGATACTCCAACTTGTCCCTCAGTCTGCATGGCCTCAATGAGATTCCAGAAG AGCATAAAAGCGTGTTTGCTGTGCCGGAGAGCGACCTGAAGCGGATTTTCTGGGTTTTGTCTTTGCCCCTCATCACTCTGCTCTTCCTGACCATCCCTGACTGCAGGAGGAGGTTCTGGAAGGGATGGTTTATGATAACCTTCCTCATGTCAGCTGTCTGGATCTCAGGTTTCACATACATTCTGGTCTGGATGGTCACTATTGTCG gaGAGACCCTTGGCATTCCTGATACAGTTATGGGACTCACTCTGCTTGCTGCTGGGACCAGTATACCTGACACCATAGCCAGTGTAATGGTAGCCAGAGAAG GGAAAGCTGACATGGCCATGTCCAACATTGTGGGCTCTAATGTTTTTGACATGTTGTGCCTGGGCCTGCCTTGGTTCATCAAGACTGCCTTTGTGGATACCAACAACCCTGTAGAGGTCAACAGCAGCGGACTGCTCTTCATTTCCTTCACGCTGCTACTTTCCATCATCTTCCTCTTTGTAGCTGTTCACATTAACGGATGGAAGCTGGACAGGAAGTTGGGAATCATTTGTCTTTTCTGCTATATCCTGTTTGCCACTCTGGCCATCCTGTACGAGCTGGGGATTATTGGGAATAATCCCATCAAACTGTGTGGTGACTGA
- the ctxn2 gene encoding cortexin-2 codes for MSSVHYNHSLAAMSGNDMMAHSLTLEQKTAFAFVGMLLVFLGMLIVRCFRILLDPYNSMPSSNWTDGIEGLEKGTFEYALT; via the coding sequence ATGTCTAGCGTCCACTACAACCACTCCCTTGCTGCAATGAGCGGAAACGACATGATGGCGCACTCCCTGACTCTGGAGCAGAAGACAGCGTTTGCCTTCGTGGGGATGCTGCTGGTGTTCCTGGGGATGCTCATAGTAAGGTGCTTCAGGATCCTGCTGGACCCTTACAACAGTATGCCCTCTTCCAACTGGACTGATGGCATTGAGGGGCTGGAGAAAGGGACATTTGAGTATGCTCTCACTTAA